GCATTGTTGtttcattatttaataaatgaggTTTTGGGTCAATTGATAACTAAATGTCATAAGTTTGGGTttcattgtatttatttattacgtTAAACCAATTGGTAAAACCAAAGAAGGATGTTTGCGAGATGGTGTATCAAATGAATGTGTAAACTCAAAAAAAGATTGGATGTGAGGTGGGATGTGTCATATCTCACATCGGATGGAGGAAAAAGTTCTTGacattatatagatatatatgaGGTATTCTAATCATgtagataaattttaaaaacatgaggGTCCATTGGATCTAGAGCGGACAATAACTACATGGGTTGGTTGGGGTTCATTGTAGGATTGTTAGGggtttttaattcatttatttgacAAGGCAGTTGTGATGCTAGGTGTTAGAAATGTGAGATATTTCAAACTCAATAATTATATCTATTTCTGTccataatattctctattgtatagtagAAAGTTATGTTTCATATGTAGAGGTAGGCAAACAAATCACATTAAAACCTTGTTATCTTTGTTTGTAATTAGCtttattttgtatgttttttcattcatacgtTTGCATCCGTGGTGCTTTCATTAACCcaacaaatggtatcagagcttttaTTGACCtaacaagtggtattagagGGCTTTTGCATACACAACAATATTAGACTAGAATGTTAGTTCgattcaatttttattcattaggAGATGAAGGAAGTGAAAGCCGAATCAATTAGGTTGATTTTTATAGTTCTCAAATAGAACCGAGctttataattattgaaaattgaacTGATATAGTCAATATTAGTTGAGTTGTATTGGTACCTCTTTTTTATATGCATTGTTGtttcattatttaataatgaGCTTTTGGGTCAATTGATAACTAAATGTCATAAGTTTGggttttattgtatttatttattacgtTAAACCAATTGGCAAAACCAAAGAAGGATGTTTGTGAGATGATGTATCAAATGAATGTGTAAACTCAAAAAAAGATTGGATGTGAGGTGGGATGTGTCATATCTCACATCCGATGGAGGAAAAAGTTCCTGACATTGTATAGATATATATGAGGTCTTCTAATCATgtagataaattttaaaaacatgaggGTCCATTGGATCTAGAGCAGACAATAGCTACACGGGTTGGTCAGGGGTCATTGTAGGATTGTTAGGggtttttaattcatttatttgacAAGGCAGTTGTGATGCTAGGTGTTAGGGTTTTAGCACCATTGGTTTAATATGGATGCTGTTTGGTTTTCATGCTACTTTATCAAGCAAGAAACTGGGTGGGAAGATATTACTTGGTCTCTTCTTGATAAAGTCTTGTTTGGTGACAGAGAACTAGGAGGAAGTTGATAGAATTTGTAGGCATTTTGGACTATTCCCAAGAGGGGAAGGGtgtttcctttttgtttttatttttttctttttttttttgggttgaaattcatgttagaatttttatttttttttaattttttgcataGTTATCCTATTGTCATTTTTCTGTAACACAAAGGATAAACTGTGTGTTCATTTCAGGTGTCAAGCCTAGAGCTGTGATTCCATCCTTAACCAGAATCATGGTGGGTTCAACTAGTTCAGTGTTGGTTGATGAAAATAGTGTCCAGCAAATTCAGTTACTCACTTCTACCGATGATGCCTATGGAGGAGTTCGTGTAGAAATAAAGAATCCTATGGATTCTAATGTCTTTGGTGATTTGCTTAGAGCTTCAATATCACAATGGAGGCAAAAGGTGCCTACTTGTACTCAATTTGTCTTCCCATTGAAATGGGTTCATCAACATGGTTTAATTAACATATATTGTAGCATCTTTGTGAAAGTTACTAATTGTATATATCCAAAACCAAGGTATTCCACACCATCGCCCTAGTCTTCAATAGGATAACATTGCAGAAACAGGTTTTCCTTATACATAACAATTCTTAGAGTAGAGGAtataaaaagaaggaattgaATAGATGTGCAGACAGGTTTTTATATTTGGAGATAGCTTATACATCTGAGCATATACTaatctataaaatatatattttcaggGGAAGAAGGGTGTGTGGATTAAACTGCCTATTGAACATGCAAATCTTATTGAAGCTGCAGTTAAGGTAAACACATGTTTGTAACATATGGCGGTTCCTGATGAATTGataattataaatgaattatgACATTTATGCTAGTTATTCCATCTCTATCATGATAGTAGCATCTTTTTATAATgcaatttgattcattttcataattCTTTTCTGCTATGTTTTGCAGGAAGGCTTTCGGTACCATCATGCTGAACCAGACTACTTGATGCTTGTATATTGGATTCCCAAAACTGCTCATACTCTGCCTGCAAACGCTTCACATCGAGTGGGCATTGGTGCCTTTGTCATCAATAGTAAAAGAGAGGTATTCCTTCTTCAGTTTTCGCTAATCATTTCTGGCTTTTGTCAATCTTTACATAAGAGGACAGGCTGGTTCGTAAAGACGTTTTTCCTGCTTTTATACATCTGATGCCAAATGAAATTCATGTGGTGACATTTCTGATTATGTTATTAATTTGAGTGATCTTGTTATGATGGCTTAGTGGTTCTGATTTCTGATTTGAAATTTGTATCATTTGGTAGGTTCTCGTTGTTCAGGAAAATAGTGGCGGATTCAAGGATACAGGTGTGTGGAAGTTTCCTACTGGGGTTGTCAATGAGGTATGTAACTCAGACGTTTGGTGTTCAACAAATTGCTTGAATTGAAAGATTATTATGTTATCTTCCTCACTGTGAAttgaatttttctatcattAGGGTGAGGATATCTGTACAGCTGCTATTAGAGAAGTCGAGGAAGAGACTGGGGTAAGTGATAAATCTGCAGATTGCACACTCACATAAGTAAGAATTGTACATTCTTTCagttttttattcatctttttaGATGTAAATCATTggtttatttttcttcagattaaGACAGAATTTGTGGAAATTTTAGCATTCAGGTAAGAGGTTTCCTTCATATCAACTAGTCTACTAGGAATCAGTAGAAGTTTCTTACAGGAAATTcatgttatataaatttgtagCAGCTGAGTGTACACATTCCTGCATCCTGAAATTTTCTTGAATGCTCATTTGTTTAAATACAGGCAAAGCCATAGGTCATTCTTTACCAAGTCggatttgttttttgtttgcatGCTGCAACCACTATCCTCTGAGATTCAGAAGCAATATGAAGAAATTGAGGCAGCCCAGGTAATTGCTAGTTGACAAGAATAGATAATGAAGATTATTTTGCTTTAGGTAAATTGCAAGTATTCTTTGCAGCTAAAGATAGTGCAGAGGGTGGTATCTTAATCAATCATTTGGATAAGGTTTTGGCCTATGACCGGCTCTAAATTCCCAGCAAACAATTCCTAATTTCCTGTTTTCATTTACTTTCTGGGGCAAATAGTCTTCCTAGTCAGATAGGAACCAAAGTAAACTCATGAAAAGAATGAATTCCTGGTTTTCACATGCATTTGGTAGCAGAGGATATAACTATATAAGTCCTGTCTCAGCCTCCTACTTTCATGCCCTGTTTGGCAGGGCAAGAAGAATGGCTTACACCCATCTTACCATCCTGACAGATTTTCAAGAATCTGACTGAAAATCATAACATGattctgtgttttttttttcctgttcaGTGGATGCCAGTTGAGGAATATGCAGCTCAACCTTTTGTGAAGAAAAATCCACAATTCGATAGCGTTGCCAACATATGCTTAGCGAAGATAGATGTGAAGTACACTGGGTTGTCTCCATTTTCTGCCACTTCAAGCTCTGGTAAACACAACATCTTGTACTTCAACAATCAGGATCTAAAGCAGCCCCTGTCTTCTGGTAATCAGGCCTAGAAAGCATACTTGCTTGCCTTGTATGCTCAATAGACCTGTTGTAGAGTGACCAAATAAGATAGCATACTTGCTAGCCTAGTATGCTCAATAAATTTGCTGTAGTGTGAGGTTTTTTAGTAGAACCAAGTTACTTATATATGTATGTTTTGCttgatattaataaaagaagGGTGGATAAAGAATACATATTTTCTGTTTCTtgatgttctatttgtcaattcTCAGGATCCACTGTTCAAATCTAAAAGCCATGAAATTGAACAAGACTGAAAtttgtttgatttcttttcaAGATCTCACTAAAGACCCACCCAACTggaacttcctttttttttttttttttttcacataatcAGACTCCCTCAAATTATGTattaattggaaaaaataaaataaaaaaatttaggacatgtttatcaaaaataattttatgttataaaaaaagGTGGAAAAATATGCTTAATAACCAAAAAGCATAAAGCATTCTCtgctttgaaaaataaaaaataaagtgttttcaaataatatttttaattatttttatttgttttttgaatattattttaaaaaatgattttataaatataaaaaattatgatagctgttttaaaaaaaatgttccaaaaatagttttttagaataatattttagatttttttttcttgatcacttcacaaacaaaaaattaatatttgattcttaaaaattttgaagacaaaaaggaaaaaggaaaacagaaaAATTATTCTCTTACCTCATTGACGTGAATTcaatattttccctttttttttcacataaaaaaaaattcaaacaattttCCACACTTATATCTTGTACTTTAATCCGTTTGATTTTATATTCATccacactttaaaaaaaaaaaaaaattaaacctatCACAAactacttttaatttatttaagaaagtttaaaaaattttgaaaatttctttgaaggagtaaatcaatgaaaaaataaaacggAAATTCTTTCATGTTCCTGTTGGCCTTTTTCTTCAGTAGTTTCCATCATTCAAACAATGATTTTTTCTGGAGTTTTCGTGTTCTTCAGCTTCGCGGCAATGTCTTCTCAACGTTCTTTCCCGAGAAAATTCTTCATGTTTGCATGAAGTTTGGTGaattctattatatatatatacacataatTGGTCTTCCTCGATCCTCGACGGCTAAGATTCATGTTCCTCTTCCTTTCCCTCGCAGTTTCTAGGGAAGCGAACAGTCGGGATATGAAGATTTGATTCCCAGGACCACATGCGAAGGCAAGTAGGCAAGTATGTATATAAGGATATGAGGGATGATGGTAAGAGCGTGAATCAAAAGATTGGCTGGGAATCACAAGCACCGTTTTGGAAGCAGAAGCCTCTACCCTTACTTCTCTGCAATTAAAAGCTGTATATCTTCTTCCACCATTTCACACCCACCAGCTCATAAGACTAACACTAGTCTCTCCTGCTCCAAAGTTATTCTCTCATCCTTCATTTTCCCTAatactctctttattttcttcgaGTACCTGGGTGTAAAAAGTTTTGATTCGACTTTAATAAACCTATATATCCTGTTTATGCTTGAATCAAAATGGAAGTGAGCTTTTTAAATGATGGTTGGAATGCAAGTTAATTTTGGCCTTCATTCCAACGGATTGTTAAATGTTATTTAAGATCCATTTGCTTAGAAGTACCAAATATGCTTAATTTGACAATAACAAATCACAGGAAATTTACGTTTGGGACTAGGAATATCTCTATACATATTCTAAATTATtaggacaaaaaaaaaggttatgagAGAGATAGGAGCTTGTGAAGATTATATGTggtggatagagatgtaagAAAGAACTAGAGACACAGTTGGAGCAAGAAGGCTCGCAGTTCAAGGTGTACATGTGAGGAAATGGGAGACACCTATGTAGCAAAAGGACTCGTGGTTTAAGGTGGAAATACAAAGAGTAGAAAAACGTGAGATGTTTTAGGACCTAATTAAAATGTTGTCTCTCATCTATGGAGGTAGGTGTGGTTGGTTGAACCATGTTAAAACCTTGTATAGCTTTGTGTGTGGTTAGCTTTATTTTTTGTGCTCCTGCATTAATATATTTGCATCCATGGAGCTTCCGTGGACCcaacaaatggtatcaaagctttgtTTGCCCAACAAGTGGTACTAGAACTTTCGCATACACAACAATGTAAGACTAGAATGTGGGTTTGGTTTAGATTTCATAATTAGAAGATAAGAAAGtgtaaattgaataaattagatcagtttttataattcttaaataGAACTGAACtttataattattgaaattgAACTGCTTTGGTCAATTTTACTTGAGTTGTATCAGTACCACATTTTTGCATACATTGTTGGttcattatttaataaataagctTTTGGGTCAATTGGTAACTGAATATCATAAGTTTGGGCTTCattgcatttatttattatattaaaccaATTGGTAAACTCAAAGATGAATATTAGTGAGATGGTGTATTAAATGAATGTGTAAACACAAAAAAGGTTGGATGTGAGGTGGGAtgtgtgatatcccacatcatATAGAGGAAAAAGTTCTTGACACTAAATATATGAGTTCCTCTAATCatgtaaacacattttaaaaacattagaGCCCATTGGGTCCACGGACAATATCCACACATGTTGGGAGAGGGTCATTACAAGAttgttagggtttttaatttatttaattgacTACGCTGCTATGATGCTAGGTGGTAGGGCTTTAGCACCATTGGATTAATATAGGCTTTTGGGCACATTTGGGCCTTGACATTTATGTCCCTCCATTTGTCTGTATGGATGCTGTTTGGTTTTCATGGTACTTTATCAAGCTAAAAACTAGGTGGAAAGATATTACTCGGTCTCTTCTTGATAAAGTCTTGTTTGGTGGCAGAGAGAATTAGGAGGAAGTTGATAGAATTTGTAGGCATTTTGGACAATTCCCAAGAGTGGAAGGGTGTTTTTTTTGGGTTGAAATTcatgtaagatttttttttttaacacagtTATCctattatcatttttctatAACACAAAGGATAAACTCTGTGTTCATTTCATGTTTCAAGGCTAGAGCTGTGATTCAATACTTAACCAGAATCAGGCTGCGTTCAACTAGTTCAATGTTGGTTGATGAGCAAATGGTGCCTGAAAATAGTGTCCAACAAATTGAGTTACTCACTACTATTGATGATGACTATGGAGGAGTTCACGTAGAAATAAAGAATCCTATGGATTCTAATGTCTTTGGCAATTTTCTTAGAGCTTCAATATTGCAATGGAGGCAAAAGGTGCTTACTCAATTCGTCTTTCCATTGAAATGGATTTATCTGTATGGCTTAATTAACATATATTGTAGTCCTTTTGTGGAAGTTACTAATTGTATATATCCAAAACCAAAGAATTCCACTGTCCTAGTATTCAATAGGATAACGTTACAGAGACGGGTTTTCCTTATACATGACAATTCTTAGAGTAGAGGATGTAAAAAGAAGGTATTGAATAGATGTACAGAGGTTTTGGTATTTGGAGACAGCTTATACCTCTGAGCATGTACTAATCTgcaacatatatattttttcaggGGACAAAGGGTGTGTGGATTAAACTGCCTATTGAACATGCAAATCTTATTGAAGCTGCAGTTAAGGTATATGCATGTTTGTAACATATGGCGGTTCCTGATGAACTGATTAGTATAAATGTAGTATGATATTTATGCTAGTTATTTCATCTCTATCTGATGGTAGTATCTTTTTATAAtgtagtttgattcatttttgaaattctATTCTGCTAAATTTTGCAGGAAGGCTTTTGGTACCATCATGCTCAACCAGACTACTTGATGCTTGTACATTGGATTCCCAAGACTGCTCATACTCTTCCTGCAAACGCCTCACATCGAGTGGGCATTGGTGCCTTTGTTGTTAATAGTAAAAGAGAGGTATTCCTTCTTCAGTTTTCACTAATCATTTCTGGCTTTTGGCCATTCTTTACATAAGAGGGATGGGCTGGTTCTTAAGGAAGTTTTTCCTGCTTTTTTACATCTGATAACAAATGAAATTCATGTCTTGACATTTCTGATTATGTTCTTAATTTGAGTGACCTTGTTATGGTGGGTTAGTAGTTCTGAattctaatttgaaatttatatcattTGGTAGGTTCTCGTCGTTCAGGAAAATAGTGGCATATTCAAGGGTACAGGTGTGTGGAAGCTCCCTACTGGGGTTGTCAATGAGGTATGTACCTCAGAAGTTTGGTTTTCAACAAATTTCTTGAATTGAAAGATTCATAGGTTATCTTCTTCAATCATTAGGGTGAGGATATCTGTACAGCTGCAATTAGAGAAGTTGAGGAAGAGACTGGGGTAAGTGATAAATCTGCGGATGGCACACTCACATAAGTAAGAACTGTACATTCTGTcatgtttttaatcattcttttaGATGTAAATCATTggtttatttttcttcagattaaGACTGAATTTGTGGAAGTTTTATCATTCATGTAAGACGTTTGCTTCATCTCAACTTGTCTACTAGGAATCTGTAGAAGTTTGTTTCATGAAATTGATGTTATAAAAGTTTGCAGAGTGATTATTGTCCTAGTTCTAAATATTATTTGGCTCTTCCTCTCACATTCCTGCATcctaaaattttctcaaatgcTCATTTGTTTAAATACAGGCAAAGCCATAAGGCATTCTTTACCAAGTCGGATTTGTTTTTCGTTTGTATGTTGCAACCACTCTCCTCAGAGATTCAGAAGCAAGATAAAGAAATTGAGGCAGCCCAGGTAATTGCTTGTTGACAAGAACAGATTATGAAGATTGTTTTATCTATCGGCGAACCCAAACAACTGGTAGACATGTATTTTATGTAAAACAACACAGATCTCAGTTCGAGTCATAGGAATGACAGGACCTGGCATCAGGCCCCAGTGTTTGATGAATTCACTTGGGGATCTTGTACTGGAAAATCAAACCAAGACCAATTGACTCATGTCCAGTACTTCCCTTAGACCATGTTTGCAGGGCGGCATCTTTCATTTTGGATAAGGTTTTGGCCTGAGAGCTCTAGCTGTAATTTATACATTGATGGCTCTGACTGGCTTTAAATTCCCCATAAATGATTCctaatttcctattttcattttctttctggGGGAAAATAGTCTTCCTAGTTAGATGAGAGCCcaattaaaatcatgaaaagaaTGAATTCCTACTTTTCATTGGCATTTGGTACAGAGCCCTGCTTTCATGCCCTGTCTGGAATGGCAAGAACATGTTACCATCCTGAGATTTTCAAGAATCTGACTCAATCATAAcatgattgttttttttctgtgtttttgttttttcctcttcagTGGATGCCAATTGATGAATATTCAGCTCAACCTTTTGTCAAGAAAATTCTTCTCTTTGATAGCATTGCCAACATATGCTTAGCAAAGAATGATATGAAATACACTGGGTTTTCTCCACTTTCTTCCACTTCAAACTCGGGTGAAACTAGCACCTTGTACTTCAACAGTGAGGATTTGGAGCAATCACTGTCTTCTGGTAATCAGGCCTAAAAAGTATACTTGCTACCGTTGTATACTCAATAAATCTGTTGCAGTGTGACCAAATAAGATTGCATACCTGCTAGCCTTGTATGCTTGATAAATCTGTCTCAGTGGCAGCCTTTTTAGTAAAACCAAACACGTAATGTGTTACCTATATGTATGTTTTACTTGATACAAATAAAAGAAGGGTCAATAAAGAATGCATATTTTCTGTTTATCGATGTCCTATTTCTCAATTCTCACGATCCATAGGGGAGTTCTGAACCAAATGCTTACACAATCTGCTGACTTAACAATGTGTAGGCAGAACATGGTGCCTGGTTAGGATGAATGCTGATGTAGAACCTTTTGTTGCCACCTTCTCCCACTGAAATACACAACCAGCTTCTTGTTTTGTCTCTGTGTGGGATCCATGCAGATAAGTCAACCCTCTTCTCTCTTCTTGAATTGCCACATGCCTTGGTATGTGTCACACTTCAGTGCCGCGTGGCAGTGAAGCTTGAATTCAGAAGAAAAATGCTGAAAAAATCAGTATAAAGTAGTGGGGATGCTGCTACACCCATCTCCATGTAGTTCTCCATCTCTGTTTCCTAGTTGGTGTTTCAGGTAGTCAGAAGCAAGATGTCTTCTGCAAAGCTGATGTTTCTGCTAGTGCTTTGGTTGTTGGTCTCTAGAACCTACTGTGCACGGAAAGATGGAGTTTATGGTGATGGAGTCTCTACACCAAGTGATTGTCAGAACTGTTCTATTTGCCCATATCCATGCCATCCTCaatctccaccaccaccaccaggGTACCCATCAGCTGGAGCTCCTCCACCGCCTGCTGCTACAGGCAATTGCCCACCAACATCTGCTGGGTGCTGCCAATATCCTCAGCCCTCTCCTCCCTCACCTTACACTTATGTGCCTTACAACAACTACTCGGCTTCACCGCCTATGCCTTTGTCTTCAAAATCCCCAGTCTCTATCTTATTTACTATTGtcattttgtttggttttgtttcCCTTCACCTGGTTTGAAGGGACATGTCAGATTATTCTATCTTGTATTAGTTTTGATGTAGAAATGGTTGAATCTTACAGTAATGTTTCAGCTATAGCGTATGTGATGTTATAAATGTTTTCCCTTGTTCAAGAGCGTCTTctttttcatctcaaatttttttgctttttgttgaTTTGTGCTTGTAATTGAAACACAATTTGATGATGGAAGATTGCAGACATGAGATCTGAGTGTCTGTCTTGGATGTTTGacagagagagacagagagttAAACGGCTTTCTCCATGGTGGTTCTTCATTTATGGCTCCTGTGGTTTTTGTCTTTTCTGCAATGAATGTGGTTAGCACAATGgttctttgtcattttctttacaTGGTATCACGTGTACATCTTCGGGTCTATAGTTTTGTACTCGAGTTTTATTTGTCTGGACCCCTTTATCTTAGTTTTATTTAGTTGTATCCTTAGCTGACGATCTAGATTGGCATGAAGATTTGCATTCTGATTTAGTATCTAAGTATTTCCctggaaaataatataatgagaAGAGGTTGGCTCATGCTGAATGCAGTATTAAAAGACAGGTCCCTATGTATAAAGCAAAGCCCCTCATACTTTATACCTTGAAACTGAAATTGTCTGTGCTGTCCTCCATGGGGACCTAAACAATTCCAAGTGTGAATAAACAACTTCAGAATATGATAAGAAACATGTCATCAAACACAGacaattcaatttttaagaCCATTTTCAATTTACAACTGAGGCTGGTCCCAACTGATTTGTCCACCATTTTTCCACACTGATAAAACCCACCTTGGCACCAACTCCACCCACTACCTTCTATTATTATATATGGCAGGAGacgtattttctttttccatgtcagtttcatttttcttatttttaacaaaaataaaaataaaaataaaagatatttttgccAGTTCCTTTTCACATCCACTCACAAATtcctattttctcttttttattttctttcctctaTTGTGTCCTTCCTCTTCTCTATATTTTCTGTTATCCTTTTATTGGAATGGAGAGAAAAAGTTGGGAAAATTTTTGGGAGAGGATGAAGAGGaagacaatttaaaaaaaaaaaaaaaatgaaaaaagaaaggaaaggcaGGTGTGGTTAAGGATTtggataaatatttaatttttttattttttattttaaatagaggGCCATGTTTGGCGGGTGGATTTAACATCACCCGTAAGGCAAGCCCCATGCTACTTTCCATGCTGAAACAGAAACACCCTCAATAATGCATAAAATTGCATCGCCAAACAGAAACcactttttttctcaatttcatagAGATTGTAAACCAGTGGcatcttgaaaatttttcccAATTTTAGGGCATCGAAGTCTTCCAGATAATACCTGCCCCTATGTGAAGAGATCCACGGTACTCCCTGCGCTTATATAAAGAGAACCAGCAAACCCACTGTGTCACATTCACCAACACATACTGAGAGCCTCTCTGCAGAATCACTAATCCTCCCGGCTATGGATCAGCCCAAGGGCAATTGGATTAAGGTCTGTCTTTGATTGATTTCCCTctaaatttcatctttttattgtatttttatgaaACCCAGAATCATTTTTGGATGATTTCACTGGTTTTGGAAACAATTCTCaagattttttatctttctgtCATGGGTTCTCATTATTGGTTGAAAAAATAGCTTCACTTTTCCGGTGGGTATTGACATGTTGCTTGAAAAATTCGTGAAATCCAGGGTGACTTTAACActgattagtttttttttttttttttttgaaaattcccAGCTTGACCAGAATGGAACTGGGCCTGGAGCACGAAGTTCCCATGCTATAGCCATAGTAGGACAGAAGGCTTATGTTTTCGGCGGCGAGCTCACGCCACGTGTCCCTGTCGACAACGACATCCACGTCTTTGACCTACAGGATCTGACGTGGTCCGTCGCAACCGTCACCGGCGACGTCCCTCCGCCACGAATCGGCGTTGGAATGGCGGCAGTCGGTGGGACCATCTACGTCTTCGGTGGCAGGGACGGCACACACAAGGAACTCAACGAGTTCTACTCTTTTGACACATTTAGCAACAAGTGGACCCTACTCTCCAGTGGCGACGCCGGACCTCCCCATCGGAGCTACCACTCGATCGCCGCCGATCACCGCCGGGTCTACGTGTTTGGTGGCTGCGGCGTCGCCGGCCGCCTCAACGATCTGTGGGCCTTTGATGTTGTTGAGAAGGTTTGGATCAAATTTCCAGGCCCTGGAGAGGCCTGCAAGGGAAGAGGTGGGCTGGGCCTGGCAGTGGCCGAAGGAAAAATTTGGGTTGTGTACGGGTTCTCCGGAGAGGAGACGGACGACGTCCATTGTTTTGACTTGACCCATGAAAAATGGGCCCAAGTGGATACCAAGGGTGAAAAGCCCAGCCCAAGAAGTGTGTTTTCGTCCCTTGTAATTGGAAAATACATATTCATATATGGTGGCGAAGTAGACCCCAGTGATCAAGGTCACCTCGGTGCCGGAAAATTTTCCGGTGAGGTTTATGCATTGGACACTCATAATTTAGTGTGGAAAAAATGGGCCGACACCGATGATAACCATCCTGGGCCACGGGGATGGTGTGCATTTTCTGCTGGACAATTGCATGACAAGGAGGGACTATTGGTATATGGTGGTAACTCGCCTAGTAACGATCGGCTCgatgacattttctttttgagtCCTTGTTTGGAtgtgaatgaaaaataattatctcGATTGTGTAGCAATATGTGCTAGTCTTTTGTGTGCTTGCAGGGACTCCGTTTGTGTGCATTGCAATTGTGACGGTAGATGTTGTTTTTGTGAATGTAGTGCTCATATGCAGCTGTAATTATATGAATAATGCTGTGTTTTTCTATAGGTTTCggctttttattttatctttgtttcAATAACTTGTGTGTTAGCTTTACAAACTCTGCATGCTTGGAAGAGTTGTGAGTAGATA
The window above is part of the Vitis riparia cultivar Riparia Gloire de Montpellier isolate 1030 chromosome 12, EGFV_Vit.rip_1.0, whole genome shotgun sequence genome. Proteins encoded here:
- the LOC117925985 gene encoding nudix hydrolase 2-like, with product MEARAVIQYLTRIRLRSTSSMLVDEQMVPENSVQQIELLTTIDDDYGGVHVEIKNPMDSNVFGNFLRASILQWRQKGTKGVWIKLPIEHANLIEAAVKEGFWYHHAQPDYLMLVHWIPKTAHTLPANASHRVGIGAFVVNSKREVLVVQENSGIFKGTGVWKLPTGVVNEGEDICTAAIREVEEETGVSDKSADGTLT
- the LOC117926780 gene encoding nitrile-specifier protein 5, with translation MDQPKGNWIKLDQNGTGPGARSSHAIAIVGQKAYVFGGELTPRVPVDNDIHVFDLQDLTWSVATVTGDVPPPRIGVGMAAVGGTIYVFGGRDGTHKELNEFYSFDTFSNKWTLLSSGDAGPPHRSYHSIAADHRRVYVFGGCGVAGRLNDLWAFDVVEKVWIKFPGPGEACKGRGGLGLAVAEGKIWVVYGFSGEETDDVHCFDLTHEKWAQVDTKGEKPSPRSVFSSLVIGKYIFIYGGEVDPSDQGHLGAGKFSGEVYALDTHNLVWKKWADTDDNHPGPRGWCAFSAGQLHDKEGLLVYGGNSPSNDRLDDIFFLSPCLDVNEK
- the LOC117927013 gene encoding nudix hydrolase 2-like, with amino-acid sequence MHRFASRSLYAYLSATKSCIPSSTISHPSAHKTNTTLSPSKGVKPRAVIPSLTRIMVGSTSSVLVDENSVQQIQLLTSTDDAYGGVRVEIKNPMDSNVFGDLLRASISQWRQKGKKGVWIKLPIEHANLIEAAVKEGFRYHHAEPDYLMLVYWIPKTAHTLPANASHRVGIGAFVINSKREVLVVQENSGGFKDTGVWKFPTGVVNEGEDICTAAIREVEEETGIKTEFVEILAFRQSHRSFFTKSDLFFVCMLQPLSSEIQKQYEEIEAAQWMPVEEYAAQPFVKKNPQFDSVANICLAKIDVKYTGLSPFSATSSSGKHNILYFNNQDLKQPLSSGNQA